ACCACGCCCTGCAACTCGTCCGGCAGGTAGGGCACCTGGGACACGAACTTGGCAAACTGGCTGACGAGATGGGCTTGGCGCGCGTCGAGATCGACTGACGGGGGGACGACATCGTCCAGGTGGGCCACGCTGGCCCGCAGGTATGGCTCGTGTTGCAGATAGTCCCGGATTTCAATCCGTTTCAGTCCCTGGACCAGAATGCGCACGCTGCCGTCGGGGTATTTGAGCAGTTTCAGAATCCGTCCGGCACTGCCCCGGGAAAACAGGGCGCTGGCGTCGGGATTCTCGTCTTCAGGGTTTTTTTGCGCGGCCAGGCCGAGGAGATTATCCGTGTTGCGACAGTCTTCGACCAGTTTGAGAGAGGAACTCCGGGAGATCAGCAGGGGAACAACGGCGGAGGGAAAAATCACTACCCCACGCAGGGGAAGAATGGGGAGTTCGGTCGGGACAACGACCTCTCCGAGATCTTCTTCAAAGCTGACGACTCCGTGTTCTTGCCCCTCCTGCCCCTTTTGTTCCTCTTGTTCCTCGCCAGCACGCATCCTAATGTTTGCCATCAGGCCTCCTCCAATTCTGGGCTGGTATGCACCATCCTGGGAAAAACCATAATACATGGCCTCTGCTTGCACAAGGGGTAAAGACTGGATACAAGCATAGGGTCGCTCACCTTAGAAACACTGTTATGAAACACGACAAACTGTTCAGCCTCGAAGAGGCCAACACCTTATTGCCACACATCGAGCTCATCATGGAGCGGATGCAGCGCATCGGCATCCAGGTTCGGGAGGAGATTGGCGGGCTGCTCTACGAACGCCAGGAGGAATCCCTGCCCGACCTGACGACCCCCGAGCTGCTGCGCCTGCGGCCCGCCCTGGCCCCGCTGTTTGAGAACATGGCTCAGGCTGTCCAGGACATTGAGCAGCACGGCTGCGTGTTCAAGGATTTGGAGTTGGGTCTGGTCGATTTTCCGGCCCGGGTGGGTGAGGAAGAGATCTACCTGTGCTGGCAGTACGGCGAAAAAGAGGTCGCCTACTTTCACCGTCAGTCCGAGGGCTTTGCCGGTCGGCGCCCCATTGGCGAGCGTTCCGGCAAGCTGCCCTCTCAACACTAGCCAGAGGCGGGTGTGAAGTCGTATCGAGCCGTCTTGTTTGACCTGTTCAGCACGGTCGCCCTGTTTCAGGCCGAGCGTTTGCCGCTGTTCGCCTGGAAGGGACAGACCGCCCGGTCGACCATGGGTGGGCTGCGGACGATGATTGAGGAAAAGGTGACGGCGGCGCCTTTTGAGCAATTTTTTGCCGCTCTGTCCGAGGTCAATCGGGAATTTGCCGAGCGTCGGGCCCGCGACCTGCGCGAGATCCCGTCCCGGCAGCGCTTTGAGTCGGCTCTGGTCCGGGTCGGCTATCCGTCCGGTGAGGCGACTCAGCAGCTGGCCCAGGAGCTGTCGCTGACCCATATGGGGCTGTTGGCCCAGGCGACCGAAATTCCGGCTGCCCATATCCGGTTTCTGAAGCGTGTCCACGCGGCCTATCCGGTCGCCCTGGTCTCGAATTTCGATCATGGACCCACTGCCCGGCTGATCGTTGACCGGGACGGAGCTGCCCGGTACTTCCACCAGATCGTCATTTCGGACGACCACGGCTGGCGGAAACCCCACCCCAAGATTTTCACCGATACCCTGGATCTGCTCCAGGTCGCGGCCCGGGACGCCCTGTTTGTGGGCGACTCGCCGCACGACGATGTCCTGGGCGCCAAGCGGGCCGGACTTGACACGGCCTGGGTCAACGCCGCCGGGGCAGACTTGCCCGGGGGCATCCCAACGCCGGACTATACGGTCCGGGCCATCCCTGAGTTGGCTTCCATCTTGTTCGACTAGCGGGCGTGCCGGGCTGGCGGGACGGTAGCCAAAATTGTCGTCTTGCAACGTGGATTCGCCCCTCTGATCTGACGGGGATGGACACGATTTCAGCGGGCAAGTATCGTGCGGGCAATTCTACCTTATCGGGGTCCCGATGGTGGATGTTGGTGAAAGTCTGTGGCGAACCGCCAAAGGTGGTATTCGCTCGGATGTGGGGGGCAATCACATCACTCTTCTTCTGAGTTCACGATGCCGCCCTGCGTGGGGTGGCTTCTTTCTCCTGTGTGCCGTTCTGCTCGGTTTGGTCATGGCCGCGCCGGTGCAGGCCGAGGACTGCGCCGCCGTGCCCGACGACCAGCCGGGGACGCGTCCTGAGCCGACGCGTGAGGATACTGATAATGATGATATAGACGAATAGTTTCGGGTGTGAATTCGATGAGACGAGCGGTGGGGTAAGGGTGACCTTGACCTACGATGCCAGTTTGACCGTGGACCGCGTAGGCGACGACCCAGCAGTCCCGGACCCTAACTCACCGGGGGATCCTTACAAGCCCGGGGCTTACACCTGTTTGCATTACTACGACACGAACGGAGATCTCCTGAAGGAGATCTCGCACAAGGAGAATAACGGGGTACGATTTGATGGAAATCGGCTCACCTTCGAGTACGAGCATCCGGATGATATCGGGTGCGAAGAGGGAGAGGAGGTGNNNNNNNNNNNNNNNNNNNNNNNNNNNNNNNNNNNNNNNNNNNNNNNNNNNNNNNNNNNNNNNNNNNNNNNNNNNNNNNNNNNNNNNNNNNNNNNNNNNNNNNNNNNNNNNNNNNNNNNNNNNNNNNNNNNNNNNNNNNNNNNNNNNNNNNNNNNNNNNNNNNNNNNNNNNNNNNNNNNNNNNNNNNNNNNNNNNNNNNNNNNNNNNNNNNNNNNNNNNNNNNNNNNNNNNNNNNNNNNNNNNNNNNNNNNNNNNNNNNNNNNNNNNNNNNNNNNNNNNNNNNNNNNNNNNNNNNNNNNNNNNNNNNNNNNNNNNNNNNNNNNNNNNNNNNNNNNNNNNNNNNNNNNNNNNNNNNNNNNNNNNNNNNNNNNNNNNNNNNNNNNNNNCGGTCGTGACACTGGCGACGGCGGTCAGACGACGGGCGGGCCGGTCGGTGAGTTGGAGACTCCCGCCCCGAATTCGTTCCAGAGTGGCATCGGCGTGATCTGCGGCTGGGTGTGTGAAGCCGACGAAGTTACGATTGAGCTCGACGGGCAGGCATTGCAGGCCTCGTATGGGACCTCGCGGGTGGATACCCAGGCGCGGTGTGGCGATATCAACAACGGCTTCGGGCTACTGTTCAACTGGAATCTGCTGGGCGATGGCGTTCACACCATCCGGGCCGTGGCCGACGGGGTGGAGTTCGGGCGGGCGACGTTCACCGTGACGACCCTGGGCGAAGAGTTTGTCCAAGGGGTGATGGGTGAGGCGGCAGTCCTGAACTTCCCCGCCGCAGGGACCGATGTCCGGCTCATCTGGCAGCAGGGCGCACAGAACTTCACGATCGCTCCGACGGAGCCGTAAGGCTGGTACTGGCCGTTCGGTATCTGAAGAAGTGGCTGATATGCCCGAGGCTGGGGCGTCTCGGGCCGGGTCGTCCGGTCGGAGCTACCCCTGGCGGGTGCCGGTATTTCCCTGGCGCCTGCGCAGAATCGGAATCGCGTTGAGATTCGTTGTCCGCAGCAAATCCCAGTAAATGCCGCGCGGCCGGGGATAGATGGAGCGGGTAGCTATGACATCCGTGGGCGTGACAATGAAATCGACCGGTACGTCGTGGGGCAGCATCGGGATTTTGGACAGCACAAGCTGGAGCGGATGGATGGTGCTGATGATCGGCGTCAGCTCCCGCACCCGGCCCTCTTCGCGCAGCAGGGCGTATTCCAGGTCGGCAAACCCACCCCCCACGCCGAGCCGTGCGCCGTCGCGACCAGCCGCAACCGAGCCACACACGACGACATCAATGTGGTGCATCTCACGCGGGGCGAGCAGACGTCCGTATTTCAGGGCGCCACGCAGGCTGTTGACCAGCAGACAGCGGCTGCCGAGCCGCTGAGGGTCGAGTTCGACAAAACATTTTTCCGATTTGAGCCGAGGAACGGACAGGTACAGGATCTTACCGTCGGCCAGCGCCGCCCGGCGTACCGGCAGCTGGGGCGCGTCGGCATTGATCTTGATCACCCGCGCCTTGCGCCACACCGTCAGCTCTTGCAGCAGCTGAGCCGCCGTCTCGGCGCCAATAAAATTCGGGATCCGGTTTGCGGCACCGGGAAAGCGGCTGACCTGCTGATCGCCCAGTAGCTGCCAGACCGTGCGACGCACCGCGTTCTTTTTCGCGGTCCTATGGTCGTGCTGCTTCGGGTCGTGCGCCCGTCCGTGCCTCACCTGAATGCTCATGTCTCGCCCTACCTTGTGCGTCTTGCCCGATGGCCGAGCTGGCTGACGCTGGGAGAAGGGCTCATACACAACCACACAACACGAGAAAAGACAATACGCCGAAAGCCGGCGGTGGGCGGGGATGGGCTGTGCGTGCTCCTCTGGCCGGAGCGGAGTGGGCAGCTGAGTTGAGAATTCTTGCCAGACCTTTTATACAGAGGCGATACCCGCCCATGAAGGAGGAGGAATGGCGTCCAAAAGCGCACGGGCCGAGTTGAGCGACTCGGGCCTCAGTCTCAGAACAGTAGAACGCTACCTCAGAATTTTGACCTGGCAGATGTTTGGTTTGATCGGCCTGCTCGTGCTGTGCCTGCTCAGCTGGTTGCTGCGACCGCAGCCCGGCCGGTATCAGTACATTGGAGAGCGCGGCAAGCTCATCGTGGTCGATACCGGCCTGCCGGCGGCCCTGACCTACGAGTTGGAGGCGCAGGCGGTGCGTGTTGACGAAGAAGATGCACCGCCCGTCATGGAGGAGGGAACGCCGTAGGCCGGGGCCGCGCGCCCGACAGGATAGGAAAGGAGACGCTATGGCCGAGTTTCGTCTGGGGGTGGTGTTGTCCACGGCAACCGAAGCCCCGCCAAAGGAGTTTGTCGAGCTGGGCAAGCGGGCCGAAGACCGCGGCTTCAGCGCCCTGTTGGTCAACGAGGGACGCGGCGACGCCCTGGCG
This Desulfurellaceae bacterium DNA region includes the following protein-coding sequences:
- a CDS encoding HAD family hydrolase, which encodes MKSYRAVLFDLFSTVALFQAERLPLFAWKGQTARSTMGGLRTMIEEKVTAAPFEQFFAALSEVNREFAERRARDLREIPSRQRFESALVRVGYPSGEATQQLAQELSLTHMGLLAQATEIPAAHIRFLKRVHAAYPVALVSNFDHGPTARLIVDRDGAARYFHQIVISDDHGWRKPHPKIFTDTLDLLQVAARDALFVGDSPHDDVLGAKRAGLDTAWVNAAGADLPGGIPTPDYTVRAIPELASILFD
- a CDS encoding DUF2203 domain-containing protein codes for the protein MKHDKLFSLEEANTLLPHIELIMERMQRIGIQVREEIGGLLYERQEESLPDLTTPELLRLRPALAPLFENMAQAVQDIEQHGCVFKDLELGLVDFPARVGEEEIYLCWQYGEKEVAYFHRQSEGFAGRRPIGERSGKLPSQH